In one Arachis duranensis cultivar V14167 chromosome 9, aradu.V14167.gnm2.J7QH, whole genome shotgun sequence genomic region, the following are encoded:
- the LOC127741606 gene encoding ankyrin repeat-containing protein ITN1-like, protein MQRELQWFKEVESITTPMIRERLNDDNLTPRALFTEQHTNLVKEGEKWTKETASSCGVVAALVATITFAAAFTVPGGNDQSKGYPIFLHKKLFLLFIISDAVSLFSSTTSLLMFLGLLTSRYAEDDFLKSLPTKLIIGLSTMFISLATMMAAFCASLFLMLQNRSWIVIPVTLLASVPVTLYIWLQFPLLVLIFKSTYAPDIFDRNIKPWL, encoded by the coding sequence ATGCAAAGAGAATTGCAGTGGTTTAAGGAAGTGGAGAGTATCACGACGCCTATGATAAGGGAACGTTTAAACGATGACAATTTGACACCCAGAGCACTGTTCACAGAACAACATACCAATTTGGTGAAAGAAGGTGAGAAATGGACCAAAGAAACAGCTAGTTCTTGCGGTGTTGTAGCAGCTCTTGTAGCTACCATCACTTTTGCTGCTGCTTTCACTGTTCCCGGTGGCAATGACCAAAGCAAGGGATATCCaattttcttgcataaaaagttATTTCTATTGTTTATAATATCAGATGCAGTGTCACTCTTCTCTTCCACAACTTCACTGCTTATGTTTCTGGGTCTCCTCACTTCTCGCTATGCAGAGGATGATTTTCTCAAGTCACTGCCCACAAAGCTCATCATAGGCCTTTCCACCATGTTCATCTCTCTTGCAACCATGATGGCTGCGTTTTGTGCTTCTCTTTTCCTTATGCTCCAAAACCGATCATGGATCGTCATTCCTGTGACTCTGCTTGCCTCTGTTCCGGTTACTTTATATATTTGGTTGCAATTTCCATTgcttgttctgatctttaagTCAACCTATGCACCAGACATCTTTGATAGAAATATTAAGCCTTGGCTTTGA